The DNA segment GGTGACGCAGCTCGACATCCGGCCGATGGCGCCCGAGATCGAGGACAAGCTCACCGTCTGGCCCTATTGGCCGACCAAGTTCCGCACCTCCTCCTCGCAGGCCGAAGGGGCCGAGCGCGAGTTCCAGGCGGCGACGCTGGGGCTGGAAGGCCGCAACGGCCGGCTGAGCAGGGTGAAATGCGCCCGCGTCGACGAGAAGAGGAAGCCGATTGCCGGCACCGAATTCATGCTTCCCGCGGATCTGTGCTTCCTCGCCATCGGCTTTTCCGGCTCGGTGATCGAGGGCATGCTGGCGCAGTCGGGCGTGGCGATGGACCGGCGCGCCAACGTCGTCGCCAACGACCGCGACTACAAGACGAGCGTCGGCAAGGTCTTCGTGGCGGGCGACATGCGCCGCGGCCAGTCGCTCGTGGTCTGGGCGATCCGCGAGGGCCGGCAGGCGGCCCACGCCATCGACAAGGAGCTGATGGGCGCGACGATCCTGCCGATGTGAGGCCGGACGGCCTGCCTCAGCGCGGCCAGCGATGATCGTCGATGCGCCCCGGCACCGGGTCGGGCGCGATGCCCTGGCCGAAGACGCGCTCGAGCCTGAGCGCGGCGTCGCCGCCGCCGCGCGCCTCCGCGATCGAGGCGATGAGCGGCTGGCCGGCGGCGGCGCTCTGGCCGGTGAGCGGCTGGATCGGCCCGGCCAGCGGCCGGGCCTGGAGCGCGGGCGGCAGGCCCAGCGTCGGCAGGCCGGCGACCATCTGGTCGATCAGGCGCTCGACGCCGCCGGGCTGAAGCTCGAGGTCCGTCGGCGCGCCGGTCTCGGGCGAGACGGGCAGGGCGACGATGCCGTTCTGCGGGGCCGCCTCGATGATGCGGCGGATCACCAGATCGACGAAATGGGCGGCCTTGCGGGCGCCGGCGGCGGTGAAATGGATGCCGTCGCCGAGGCGCAGGCGGACCGGCTGGCCGGAGACGTCGGGGCCGGTCGCGGCATAGCGGTTCTCGGCATCGACGAAGCCGCCCCAGAGATCGACGTAATGCCCGCCCGCCTTCTCGACGCGCTGGCGGTAGAGCTCGTTGAAGGTGACGAAATCGGCCGAGAGCCGCCCGTTCTGCACCGGCGGCGCGCCGACCCAGATCAGCGGGACGCGCTTCTCCGCGAAGGCGCCCGCGATCATGTCGATCCGGTCGCGGTAGAGCTCGAGCCAGCGCGGGCTCATCGGCTCGTGGACGGTCTCGCCCTCGCGGATAGGCTGGCGGTCGTTGAGGCCGACCAGCATGACGCCGATGCTGAGCTTCTGCTCGCCGGCGAGGATCTCGGCGGCCGTCTTCGGCCAGTCGTAGAAATCGGTCCGCACCAGGCCGGAATCGGGCTTGGCCTTGTGGAGGACCGCGACGTCCGGCCGGTTGTTGAGGGCGTCGTCCAGCCCGTTCGCCAGGAGGTTGGCCAGCGAATCGCCCATGACCACGACGTGATGCGCGACATCGACCTTGGGAATGACGGGATCGTCGCGGACGACGACGGGCGCCTCGCGACGGCGGACGGGTGCGCTGCGCGGGCGCTGCTGCGGCTGGGCCTGCTGCGGCTGCGCCGGCAGCTGCCAGAACAGCTGGAACAGGCTGCGCTGCTGCCGTGGCTGCTGCTGGGCGAGCGAGACCGGCCCGCCCGTCAGCAGGAGCAGGCAGGCGGCGCACAGAACGATAACGAGCGAACGCAGGCGCATCGGTTGATTATAGGCCGGTCGCGGCCCGGAGTCAGCGCTTGGCGCGCAGCCTCGCCAGCAAAGCGGGCGTCGGGTAGCCGTCGGCGATCTCGCCGGCGCCGATCTGGTAGCGCCTGACCGCCTCGCGCGTACCGGTGCCGATGCGCCCGTCGGCGTCGTGCTCGTAGAGGCCGAGCGCCTTGAGCCGGTGCTGGAGGTCGCGGGTCGCGGCCATGTCGAGGCGCGGCGCCTTGGTCGGCCAACTCGCCTGGAGGGCGGCACGGCCGGCGATCCGGTCGCCGAGATGCCCGACGGCGAGCGCATAGGCGTCCGAGGAGTTGTATTTCTTGATGACGTCGAAATTGGCCGTCAGCAGCATCACCGGGCCGGTATGGCCTGCCGGGTAGAACAGCCGGCCCTCGCCGGAGGCGGGCAGGGCTTTCCCGTCCGCCCGGCGGATGCCGGCCGAGGCGAAGGCGGAGAAGCTTCCCTTGCCGAGGCGGTGGTCGAAGCCTTGCGGCAGCGTCACTTCCATGCCCCAGGGCAGCCCCGCCACCCAGCCATAGCCCTTGAGGTAGTTGGCGGTGGAGGCGATGGCGTCGCTCGAGGAGGTCCAGATGTCGGCATGGCCGTCGCCGGTCCAGTCGACCGCGTATTTCAGGTAGCTCGACGGCATGAACTGGGTGTGGCCCATGGCGCCGGCCCAGGAACCGCGCAATTCGCTGCGCTCGACATGGCCTTTCTCGATCAGCTCGAGCGCGGTCAAGAGCTCGTCGCGGAAGAAGTCGCCGCGATAGCGGACCGAGGCCAGCGTCGCTAGCGAGCGGATCACATCCTTGCCGCCCTTGAAGGAGCCGTAATTGGTCTCCATGCCCCAGACGCCGAGGACGATCTCCTTCGGCACGCCGTAGCGCGCCTCGACCTGGGAAAGCACGCCGGCATTCTCGGCCGCCGCCTCGCGCCCGCGCTGGATGCGCGCGCCGCCGACGGCATTCTCCAGATAGCTCCAGATCGGGGCGCTGAACTCCGACTGCTTCTTCGTCAGCGCGACGATCGAGGCATCCGGCGTCACGCCGCGGAAGGCGAGGTCGAAGGTCGCGCGCGAGATGCCGCGCGCCTGCGCCAGCGGCCACAGCCGTTGCAGGAAGACGTCGAAGGAGGCGCTCGCCGGGGTTGCCCTCGCCTGGGCGCCGGATACGGCGATCGAGCCGGTGGTCTGGGCCAGCGCCGGTGCCAGGCTGATCAGGGCCGAAGCTGCGATGACGGACAGGCGCATGGAGACCCCCCGGGAGAGCTGGATGGAACCATGATCACAGCGCCCGAACAAGGTTAACCGCGGGTTAATCCGCGCCGTGATCGGCAGGATTTGCCTTGAGACATTCGTGATTTGACAAGCTTCGGCGATTGGCGGATTTTCAAAGGATGAATAGCGCGTCTCCCTTCCGCCGCGGCCTGCACCGCTCGGGCAATCTTATCGCGGGCTTCTAGCCCCGGGCCTGTCGCGCTAGGCGCCTCCGGTTCGGGGGGCGCTAACTCTCCTGCGTTTCATGCGAGTTCGACCTTTGATGCCGCGTGGCCGTCCTCCGCCGGCGGGTACTCGCCTTTTCGATGAAAGACCTGAGCCGATGTCCACCAAGCGTCCCGCCATCACCGTCACGGCCGCGGACCATGCCATGCTCAGCCGCATCGCGGCCGGCGCGGCCCACACCATGCCTGAGCTCGCCGCCGAGCTGACCGATGAGCTCGACCGCGCCCGCATCCTGCCGGAGGGCCGCGTCTCGCACGACCACGCCCGCATCGGCAGCCGCATCGTCTATCGCGACGAGAGCACCAAGCGCGAGAGCATGATCACGCTGGTCTGGCCGCAGGATGCCGATATCGAGAAGAACCGCATCTCGGTGATGACGCCGATCGGCGTCGCGCTGATCGGCATGGCCGCCGACCGCTCGATCGACTGGACGACGCGCTCCGGCGACGTCAAGCGCCTGACCGTGCTCGAAGTGCGCGAGCCGGCCGAGGAGGATGCGCAGTCCTGAAGGCTCGGCTGCGGCTCAGGCCGAGGTGTTGCGCGTCCTGAGCTTTTCCTCCCAGGCGAGCGCCTGCCCGACGATCTCTTCCAGGTCGTCGTGCTCAGGCCGCCAGCCGAGCTCGGCGCGGATGCGGTCGGCCCGCGCGATCAGCGAGGCGGGGTCGCCCGCGCGCCGCGGCGCCAGCGTCACCGGGAAATCGACGCCAGAGACCTTCTTCACCACCGCGACGACCTCTTTCACCGAATAGCCGCGGCCATAGCCGCAGTTGAGCGTCAGGCTCGCCCCCCCGGCGCGCAGATGGTCGAGGGCGGAGAGATGCGCGCGGGCGAGATCGGTGACGTGGATGTAGTCGCGCACGCAGGTGCCGTCGGGCGTCGCATAGTCGGTGCCGAAGATGGTCAAGCCCTCGCGCTGGCCGAGCGCCGCCTGGCTCGCGACCTTGATCAGATGGGTGGCGTTCGGCGAGGACTGGCCGGAGCGGCCCTTCGGATCGGCGCCGGAGACGTTGAAGTAGCGCAGCGCGATATAGGTAAAGCCGTGCGCTTTTGCCGCATCCTGCAGCATCCATTCGCTCATCAGCTTCGAGCGGCCATAGGGGTTGATCGGATCGAGCGCGATCTCCTCCGGCACGGGCGAGACCGGCGGCTCGCCGTAGACCGCCGCCGTCGAGGAGAAGATGACGTGCTTCACGCCCCTGCGCGCCGCGCTTTCGATCAGCGCGCGGGTCTTCACGGTGTTGGCGAGATAATAGCCGAGCGGGTCGGAAACGGAGTCCGGAACCACGATCCTGGCGGCGAAATGCGCGATCTCGGTTATCCCGTATTCGCCGATCAGCCCTTCCACCAGCTCCTGGTTGCCGATGTCGCCCTGGATGAAGACCGCTTCGGACGGCACCGCCCACCAGAAGCCGGTGGACAGATCGTCGAGGACGACGACCTTCTCGCCACGGTCGAGCAATTCCAGGACCATGTGGCTGCCGATGTAGCCGGCGCCGCCGGAGACCAATACCGTCATCGTTGCTCTCGCCTCATCTTCGTCGGGAACAGGCTCTATCGAAAAACCGTTGACGGCTTCTCAAGGGCTGTCGGCTAATACCGTTCGATGGCCCGCAACCATGGCAGGTGTACGGCCGTTCCCACCACCGCCTGGCTTCGGCAAAGGCTACCACGCCTAATGGGTTCTTCATGACGAAACGCATCCGCAAGGCCGTTCTTCCCGTCGCCGGCCTCGGCACCCGCTTCCTGCCCGCCACCAAGGCGGTGCCGAAGGAGATGCTCACCATCGTCGACCGCCCGGTCGTGCAGCATGTCGTGGACGAAGCGCGCGCCGCCGGCATCGAGCATTTCATCTTCGTCACCGGCC comes from the Bosea sp. (in: a-proteobacteria) genome and includes:
- a CDS encoding lytic murein transglycosylase; this encodes MRLSVIAASALISLAPALAQTTGSIAVSGAQARATPASASFDVFLQRLWPLAQARGISRATFDLAFRGVTPDASIVALTKKQSEFSAPIWSYLENAVGGARIQRGREAAAENAGVLSQVEARYGVPKEIVLGVWGMETNYGSFKGGKDVIRSLATLASVRYRGDFFRDELLTALELIEKGHVERSELRGSWAGAMGHTQFMPSSYLKYAVDWTGDGHADIWTSSSDAIASTANYLKGYGWVAGLPWGMEVTLPQGFDHRLGKGSFSAFASAGIRRADGKALPASGEGRLFYPAGHTGPVMLLTANFDVIKKYNSSDAYALAVGHLGDRIAGRAALQASWPTKAPRLDMAATRDLQHRLKALGLYEHDADGRIGTGTREAVRRYQIGAGEIADGYPTPALLARLRAKR
- a CDS encoding SGNH family hydrolase, with translation MRLRSLVIVLCAACLLLLTGGPVSLAQQQPRQQRSLFQLFWQLPAQPQQAQPQQRPRSAPVRRREAPVVVRDDPVIPKVDVAHHVVVMGDSLANLLANGLDDALNNRPDVAVLHKAKPDSGLVRTDFYDWPKTAAEILAGEQKLSIGVMLVGLNDRQPIREGETVHEPMSPRWLELYRDRIDMIAGAFAEKRVPLIWVGAPPVQNGRLSADFVTFNELYRQRVEKAGGHYVDLWGGFVDAENRYAATGPDVSGQPVRLRLGDGIHFTAAGARKAAHFVDLVIRRIIEAAPQNGIVALPVSPETGAPTDLELQPGGVERLIDQMVAGLPTLGLPPALQARPLAGPIQPLTGQSAAAGQPLIASIAEARGGGDAALRLERVFGQGIAPDPVPGRIDDHRWPR
- the galE gene encoding UDP-glucose 4-epimerase GalE — translated: MTVLVSGGAGYIGSHMVLELLDRGEKVVVLDDLSTGFWWAVPSEAVFIQGDIGNQELVEGLIGEYGITEIAHFAARIVVPDSVSDPLGYYLANTVKTRALIESAARRGVKHVIFSSTAAVYGEPPVSPVPEEIALDPINPYGRSKLMSEWMLQDAAKAHGFTYIALRYFNVSGADPKGRSGQSSPNATHLIKVASQAALGQREGLTIFGTDYATPDGTCVRDYIHVTDLARAHLSALDHLRAGGASLTLNCGYGRGYSVKEVVAVVKKVSGVDFPVTLAPRRAGDPASLIARADRIRAELGWRPEHDDLEEIVGQALAWEEKLRTRNTSA
- the rnk gene encoding nucleoside diphosphate kinase regulator — translated: MSTKRPAITVTAADHAMLSRIAAGAAHTMPELAAELTDELDRARILPEGRVSHDHARIGSRIVYRDESTKRESMITLVWPQDADIEKNRISVMTPIGVALIGMAADRSIDWTTRSGDVKRLTVLEVREPAEEDAQS